One genomic segment of Salinigranum rubrum includes these proteins:
- the dph5 gene encoding diphthine synthase produces MLTFVGLGLYDERSVTVEGREALRRADRAYAEFYTSRLVGTTVEALEAYHGQEIEVRDRAGVEQHPEEMLDAAAEENVVFLTAGDTMISTTHVDLRMRAEGRGIDTRVVHGVTAQSAASGLTGLQNYRFGKAVTLPFPYAHGGEGVPPSVVESIEANRERGLHTLVYLDIKVGDVPGKESAEDEFMTGDVAAGLLAEWEDALGVVVARAGSPAPTVVAGRLSALAEREFGGPLHLLVLPGTLHHLEADALLALCGAPEDAVEALLA; encoded by the coding sequence ATGCTCACGTTCGTTGGTCTCGGGCTCTACGACGAGCGCTCGGTCACCGTCGAGGGCCGGGAGGCGCTCCGACGCGCCGACCGCGCCTACGCGGAGTTCTACACCAGCCGACTCGTCGGCACCACGGTGGAAGCGCTCGAAGCGTACCACGGCCAGGAAATCGAGGTCCGCGACCGCGCGGGGGTCGAACAGCACCCCGAAGAGATGCTCGACGCGGCCGCGGAGGAGAACGTCGTCTTCCTCACCGCGGGCGACACGATGATATCGACGACGCACGTCGACCTGCGGATGCGCGCCGAAGGGCGCGGCATCGACACCCGCGTCGTCCACGGTGTGACCGCCCAGTCCGCGGCGTCGGGGCTGACGGGACTCCAGAACTACCGCTTCGGCAAGGCCGTCACGCTCCCGTTCCCGTACGCTCACGGCGGGGAGGGCGTGCCACCGTCCGTGGTCGAGTCCATCGAGGCCAACCGCGAGCGCGGCCTGCACACGCTCGTCTACCTCGACATCAAGGTGGGGGACGTACCGGGCAAGGAGAGCGCCGAAGACGAGTTCATGACGGGCGACGTCGCCGCAGGGCTGCTGGCGGAGTGGGAAGACGCCCTCGGAGTCGTGGTCGCCCGCGCGGGGAGCCCGGCTCCGACCGTCGTCGCCGGCCGACTCTCCGCGCTCGCCGAGCGGGAGTTCGGCGGACCGCTCCACCTGCTCGTCCTCCCGGGGACGCTCCACCATCTCGAAGCCGACGCGCTGCTGGCGCTCTGTGGCGCACCGGAAGACGCGGTCGAGGCGCTGCTGGCGTAG
- a CDS encoding CBS domain-containing protein, with product MDEGAPVTELMSTNIRTVTPETTITGAAETLVKEGIGSLVVVDDTDHPVGMFTTTDLARAVSDGNPATETTVGEYMTEDFYTLNAGNGARDAAAKMIGRGVHHLPVVDDDGAVIGMVSTMDITSYLSYRTATDMT from the coding sequence ATGGACGAAGGTGCTCCGGTCACAGAGCTGATGTCGACGAACATCCGCACGGTCACCCCCGAGACGACTATCACGGGGGCGGCGGAGACACTGGTCAAGGAGGGAATCGGGTCGCTGGTCGTCGTCGACGACACGGACCACCCGGTGGGAATGTTCACGACGACCGACCTCGCACGGGCCGTCTCGGACGGCAACCCGGCGACGGAGACGACCGTCGGGGAGTACATGACCGAGGACTTCTACACGCTGAACGCGGGCAACGGCGCTCGCGACGCGGCCGCCAAGATGATCGGTAGGGGCGTCCACCACCTCCCGGTCGTCGACGACGACGGAGCCGTCATCGGGATGGTTTCGACGATGGACATCACGTCCTACCTCTCGTACCGGACCGCGACCGATATGACCTGA
- a CDS encoding site-specific integrase: MNSEFKSANKNFIKRGLSLSMDPTRSLEILRSERIPESDQLSESDRKVLLDFSDEMFLRKSDYSDHRHEKLLRHCTIIAEKVGGLADALEDRDATKEIVRWVNREYDNEETNRDYRVALRVFGKHVTDGQEPPESISWVSATTSSSYNPEPDPRDMLHWQEHVLPMIEETHNNRDAAMIAVAWDSGLRSGEFRELQIRDVTDHRHGLRLTVDGKQGQRTVTLIPSVPYLQRWLHDHPDRDDPSAPLWSKLHSVDSLSFNMFKKALEESAERAEVTRPVNLTNFRKSSASYLASQGMSQAHLEEHHGWKRGSQVAARYIAVFGDAAENELARIHGIEVAEEDKPDPVGPVECPRCGRDTPREKEFCVWCEQALEPAAVERLRTDERRVQRAILRIAQNDPTVLDEIEEREEVLAVLEDNPNLQSQVQRFIDSL, encoded by the coding sequence TTGAACTCGGAGTTCAAATCCGCAAATAAGAATTTTATAAAAAGAGGACTTTCTCTCAGTATGGACCCAACGAGGAGTCTGGAGATCCTCCGTAGCGAGCGAATTCCGGAGAGTGACCAACTCTCCGAGTCGGACCGGAAGGTACTCCTGGATTTCAGTGACGAAATGTTCCTCCGTAAGAGCGACTACTCCGACCACCGCCACGAGAAACTCCTGCGACACTGCACGATTATCGCCGAGAAGGTCGGTGGACTCGCCGATGCACTCGAGGATCGGGATGCAACCAAAGAGATCGTCCGGTGGGTGAACCGCGAGTACGACAACGAGGAGACCAACCGAGATTACCGCGTCGCCCTCCGCGTCTTCGGGAAGCACGTCACCGACGGCCAAGAACCGCCGGAGAGCATCAGTTGGGTATCGGCCACTACCTCCTCCAGCTACAATCCCGAGCCCGACCCGCGGGATATGCTCCACTGGCAGGAGCACGTACTTCCGATGATCGAGGAGACGCACAACAACCGCGACGCAGCCATGATCGCCGTCGCGTGGGATTCTGGTCTTCGGTCGGGTGAGTTCCGAGAGCTGCAGATTCGGGACGTAACCGATCACCGCCACGGTCTCCGGCTGACTGTCGATGGCAAGCAGGGACAGCGAACCGTGACGCTCATCCCGAGCGTTCCGTACCTGCAGCGGTGGCTCCACGACCACCCGGACAGAGATGACCCGAGCGCGCCGCTCTGGTCGAAGCTCCACTCCGTCGACTCCCTCTCGTTCAACATGTTCAAGAAGGCGCTCGAAGAGTCCGCGGAACGCGCCGAGGTGACCCGGCCGGTCAACCTCACGAACTTCCGGAAATCCTCCGCCTCGTATCTCGCCAGCCAAGGTATGAGTCAGGCACACCTCGAAGAGCACCATGGATGGAAGCGCGGGAGTCAGGTCGCCGCCCGGTATATCGCGGTCTTCGGAGATGCCGCGGAGAACGAACTCGCGCGGATCCACGGAATCGAGGTCGCTGAAGAAGACAAGCCTGACCCGGTCGGACCGGTCGAATGTCCGCGGTGCGGGCGAGACACCCCACGCGAGAAGGAGTTCTGCGTGTGGTGTGAGCAAGCGCTCGAACCCGCTGCAGTCGAACGACTTCGGACCGACGAGCGCCGGGTCCAGCGTGCTATCCTCCGAATCGCTCAGAACGACCCGACCGTCTTGGATGAGATCGAGGAACGCGAAGAGGTGCTCGCGGTCCTGGAGGACAACCCCAACCTGCAGTCCCAGGTTCAGCGATTCATCGACTCGCTCTGA